The genome window CTTCGACCGCGGGGTCCCGGTGGCGATCGACGGCGAGACCGTCTCCGTCGCCGAAGCGCACCGGATGCTGTGCGCACGGGGTGAGGCGCAGCGGATCGGGCGCGGCGAAGCGTGCGCCGCACTCGAACGGCGGGCCGGCCGCGGATGTGCCA of Amycolatopsis solani contains these proteins:
- a CDS encoding argininosuccinate synthase, which produces MIGDIFPAEGEFLAPDEVVVTFDRGVPVAIDGETVSVAEAHRMLCARGEAQRIGRGEACAALERRAGRGCANVRLVLYDGRITVA